In Coprothermobacter sp., one DNA window encodes the following:
- a CDS encoding CGGC domain-containing protein, with the protein MSGEIVRVGMIMCNRYHTCAAGKCLRALRDREGAFSIYVGKEVELVGCTTCGGCPGGNIEYAPAEMKKNGVTVIHLATGMLVGYPPCARIDEFRRFIQEQYGIPVVVGTHPIPQKYFKIHDALGSWQSPVWQELIQPTLATEEIRLAYD; encoded by the coding sequence ATGAGCGGCGAAATCGTGCGTGTTGGGATGATCATGTGCAACAGATACCATACCTGCGCGGCTGGCAAATGCCTGCGCGCCTTGAGGGACCGTGAGGGGGCGTTCAGCATCTACGTGGGGAAAGAAGTAGAACTCGTCGGCTGTACCACGTGCGGCGGGTGTCCCGGGGGCAACATCGAATACGCTCCCGCCGAGATGAAGAAGAACGGGGTGACCGTCATCCACCTTGCCACCGGCATGCTCGTCGGCTACCCGCCGTGCGCGCGGATCGACGAGTTCCGACGGTTCATCCAGGAGCAATATGGCATCCCTGTCGTCGTCGGAACCCACCCCATCCCTCAGAAGTACTTCAAGATCCACGACGCGTTGGGTTCCTGGCAGTCTCCCGTGTGGCAGGAGCTCATCCAGCCCACGCTTGCCACCGAGGAGATCCGCCTGGCATACGACTAG
- a CDS encoding ATP-binding protein — MSPDSSMAVITKEKGMATADNESLTSQVNHVRHVLAVASGKGGVGKSLVSAMAAVELARRGLKVGIMDADITGPSIPRLFGMTARPESSMVGIIPPETATDIKTISMNLFLDDSGQPVIWRGPLLTSAIKQFWTDVAWGDLDVLIVDLPPGTADVPLTAFQSLPVDGILMVTTPQELASMIVEKAAGLAKQMRKPILGIVENMATATCPHCGEAFELFGPSHAQELADHIGAPILARLPIDSEVTRQADTGHVEDVQMPSFATVTEVLAEYVATTSTVTAAPAKPATPQG; from the coding sequence ATGTCACCGGACAGCTCCATGGCTGTCATCACGAAGGAGAAGGGCATGGCAACGGCTGACAATGAGAGCTTGACCTCACAGGTCAACCACGTGCGGCACGTGCTCGCGGTCGCCAGCGGCAAGGGCGGCGTAGGCAAGTCTCTTGTCTCCGCCATGGCCGCAGTCGAGCTGGCACGTCGCGGACTGAAGGTAGGCATCATGGATGCAGACATCACAGGGCCGTCCATTCCACGTCTCTTCGGCATGACCGCGCGGCCTGAGTCCTCGATGGTCGGGATCATCCCGCCCGAGACGGCGACCGATATCAAGACCATCTCCATGAACCTGTTTCTGGATGACTCCGGCCAGCCGGTCATCTGGCGCGGCCCCTTGCTCACATCAGCCATCAAGCAGTTCTGGACGGACGTGGCGTGGGGAGACCTGGACGTCCTCATCGTAGACCTGCCGCCCGGAACGGCCGACGTCCCCCTGACGGCGTTCCAGTCTCTGCCGGTCGATGGCATCCTCATGGTCACGACGCCACAGGAGCTGGCGAGTATGATCGTCGAGAAGGCTGCAGGCTTGGCGAAGCAGATGCGCAAGCCGATTCTAGGCATCGTCGAGAACATGGCGACGGCCACGTGTCCCCACTGTGGTGAGGCATTTGAGCTGTTCGGGCCCAGCCACGCGCAGGAGCTGGCCGACCACATCGGCGCTCCTATCCTTGCGCGGCTTCCCATCGACTCTGAGGTCACCCGGCAGGCCGACACTGGCCACGTCGAAGACGTCCAGATGCCGTCCTTCGCAACAGTCACCGAAGTACTGGCGGAATATGTCGCGACGACATCGACGGTCACTGCTGCGCCCGCGAAGCCTGCCACCCCTCAAGGGTGA